A stretch of DNA from Pseudonocardia hierapolitana:
GAATCGAGCCTGCCGGAGGGCTCGTTCTGCGCCCGCTACGGGGGCGAGGAGTTCGCGATCGTCCTGCCCCGACACGACCGCCACGAGGCGGTGCGCGTGTGTGAGACGGCCAGGGAGCGGGTCGACGGCCACCTGTGGCCGGAGCTCGACCCGGGGCTCCGCGTGACCGTCAGCATCGGCGTCGCCCACGGCTTCGGACCGGTGATCGGTCACGACGGGCTGGTCGCCGTCGCCGACCGGCTGCTCTACGCGGCGAAGCGCTCCGGGCGCAACGCCGTCGCGTTCCACGACGCCCACACCGGACATGTCCGGCTCGCCGGGGCGGCGGCCGGCCGCCGGTCGATCCCGCAGCCACCGGTCGCCGCACCCCACTGCGTTCAGGACCCCTCTGCTCCGTAAGCTCGGATCGAGACGTTGAGGGGCGGGCTCGGGTGGATCTTGCCCGTGCCCGCCTTCTGTTCGTGCCGAGGAGGTGGGCGTGGAGGACGGTCCGTACCGTGCTCGGCGCCCCACCGGGGGTCGCAGGCGCGCCCACGAGGACCCGTACGAGGACCCGCAGGACGTTCTCGCCCGTCACGGCCTGCTCGGCTCCGACCTCGACGCGGCGCCACCCGGCAGCCGCGCGGCCCGACGCCGGTCCGCCGAGCTCGACTCGTTCCCCGGCGCGGAGAGCCCCTCCGGACGGCACGGTGCCGTGCCCGATGCCGGATCGCGGTCCGGGCGCCGGTACCGCGAGGACCGTCCGGACCTCGACGAACCCCAGCCGGCGCGATACCCCGACGAACGCTCCCGCCGCAACGGGCACGCCGCGGGTCTGTGGGCCGACCCGCCCGCCACCGGCGATGGCCGCAGGCGCGCCCCCGGCCCGTCCGACGCTCCGAACGGCAGGCGGCACTCCGGTCCCGTCGATGAGCCGGACCTGCTCCGCCCGCCGAGCCCCCCGCGACGAGCGGCCGAGCCGAGCCACCCCTCCACCGACGGGCGCCGCAGCCGGCACGCCGACCTCGATCCCGCGGCGGTCTCGGCCACCGGCGGAACCCGCAGGCGCCTCCCCGACCCGGTCGACGCCCCCGAGTTCCCGACGGGTGAGCGACGGCGGCGGGCCGTTCCATCCGGCCCGGACGCCACCACGGCCCTCCCCTCGGCCGGCCGGCGTCGACGCGCCGCCGAACCCGACGACGATGCGCCGCCGCGGCGCGCGGCCACGCCGCCGCCCCCGGCGAGCCCACCCCCGGCGAGCGGAGCGCCCCGCCGCAGGCGTGTCGAGACCACGGACGAGCCGGCCTTCCCTCCCACCGCCGCCGGATGGCGGGAGCGCCCGGCAGATCCCGACTTCGCCGACCCTTCGGCGCGCAGCGGCGCTCGCCGCCCGCGCATCGAGCCCACCGACGACAACGACCTCCCGCCCATCGGCCGACGACGCCGGGCTGCCGAGCCTGCGGGCACCTCCGCGCCCCCCGCCGCAGGCCGCCGCCGGACCGATGCCGACCCGGAGCCCCCCACCACGGTGCGCCCGGCCCTCGGTGCCTCGCGTCGGCGTCCTTCGGAGGACGCCGACCACCAGGCGCGACCCGATCCGGCGCGGTTGCGCGCGCCGGAGCCGGTCGGTCGTGAGGTACCGAGGCGCCGACCCGAGCCTCCCGAGGACGCGGACGTCCCGGTCACCCCCCGCCGACGCCGCCCGGTCGAACCCGTCGACGCCGCCGCCACCACGGCGCTGCCCGCTGCCCGGCGACGGGCCCGTGACGACATCGACGAGCCCCCGGCCCCGGCCACCACGGCGATTCCCGCCCGCAGGATCCGCGCCGATTCGCCGGACCGCGCCCGCCGTCCTCCGGCCGAACCCGCCGACTCCCCTGCGACCACGGCCCTGCCCACCACCCGGGCAGGGGCCCGGCCGTCCACGCTGAACCCGGAGGCGACGGCGGTCGTGCCGGCCGCCGGTCGGCGCGGTAAGGACCCCGACGCGGCTCCGGACGATGGCGCAGCCGCCACCCGCGTCCGCAGGACCGCCCCGGACAGCGACGCCGCTCGACGATCCGCCCGCGACGAGGAGCAGCACACACGCGCGATGCGGATCGACGAGACGCTCACCCGGCTCACGGCCGCCCACGCCGGTGTGACCCTCGCGGTGACCGACCGTCCCGCCGAGGAACCCGTTGCGCCACCGCCGCGCCGGGGACCCGCGGTCGTCGCGGGGCGGCTGCTCGCGGGGGCGTTGGCGCTCGCCGTGCTCGCGACCACGGCGTTCGGCTGGGGCACGAAGACCTGGCTGGGCTCGGGAGTCCGCGACGCCGCGGCCCTCGATCCGGGATCGAGTGCCGTTGTCGACGCGGCCGCCCAGGCCGGCGACGAGAACGTGCTGGTCGTGGCGACCAAACCGGCGTCCTCCGACACCACCGAGCCACGTGCGGACACCGTCGCCGTCGCGCACATCCCGGACAGCGGCGGCCCGGTCACCGTGCTCGCGTTCCCCCTCGACCTGGAGATCAACCGGCCGCCCTGCGAAGGGTGGGACTCCGCGACGGCGACGTACCGGGAGGAGCCGGAGCAGGCGGAGGCCCGCACCCAGCTCGTGACCGCCCTCGATCTCGGCGGCCCGCGCT
This window harbors:
- a CDS encoding LCP family protein, giving the protein MEDGPYRARRPTGGRRRAHEDPYEDPQDVLARHGLLGSDLDAAPPGSRAARRRSAELDSFPGAESPSGRHGAVPDAGSRSGRRYREDRPDLDEPQPARYPDERSRRNGHAAGLWADPPATGDGRRRAPGPSDAPNGRRHSGPVDEPDLLRPPSPPRRAAEPSHPSTDGRRSRHADLDPAAVSATGGTRRRLPDPVDAPEFPTGERRRRAVPSGPDATTALPSAGRRRRAAEPDDDAPPRRAATPPPPASPPPASGAPRRRRVETTDEPAFPPTAAGWRERPADPDFADPSARSGARRPRIEPTDDNDLPPIGRRRRAAEPAGTSAPPAAGRRRTDADPEPPTTVRPALGASRRRPSEDADHQARPDPARLRAPEPVGREVPRRRPEPPEDADVPVTPRRRRPVEPVDAAATTALPAARRRARDDIDEPPAPATTAIPARRIRADSPDRARRPPAEPADSPATTALPTTRAGARPSTLNPEATAVVPAAGRRGKDPDAAPDDGAAATRVRRTAPDSDAARRSARDEEQHTRAMRIDETLTRLTAAHAGVTLAVTDRPAEEPVAPPPRRGPAVVAGRLLAGALALAVLATTAFGWGTKTWLGSGVRDAAALDPGSSAVVDAAAQAGDENVLVVATKPASSDTTEPRADTVAVAHIPDSGGPVTVLAFPLDLEINRPPCEGWDSATATYREEPEQAEARTQLVTALDLGGPRCITRVVQQLSGLAITKYVGIDLAAVPAMTDAVGGAEVCVPRPVHDGVLGPLVPEPGPNRLVGVRVADFVQAGDVEGEPSAEYGRIERQQQVLAAVLDSAVSGTALLDVGRLTALRPALAAAVLTDGAGIDQVLALAMTLRRLDAEGVRYAAVPTGERNSRGNAVMRETEAAALFAAVRGDQPLPADATDPGSGTAGPTPSEVSVEVVNASTRSGLAGEVSETLSSLGFDVGEPSSADQPTSETVIRFSPDQAAAAEVLRATVPSATEVPDPGSTGVLQLVLGQSFDDVVRAPSEPIALAAPTSDAPAEPAVTCT